Genomic segment of Phycisphaerales bacterium:
TCATCTTCAGTGGGGCCCAGCCCGCCAGTGATGAGCAGCACGCCCACGCGCCGGCCCGACTCGGCGATGGAGTCAGCGATGGACCGGCGATCGTCGGGCAGCGCGAGGTGAAACGCCGTCTCAATCCCGAGGCCGAGCAGTTGCTCGCTCAGCCACGTGCTGTTGGTGTCGACGCGATCGCCGCTGGTGAGTTCATCGCCGATGGTGAGGATGCCGGCCGTGATTGCGCTCATGCGGCAATACTATCAGCAAGATCGCGCGGCCGAATGAGGCATTCGCCCCGATCGGCGCTCAGCGCTGGCCCGCGCGGCCGCGATACCCCGTGGATGGGTCGCCGACGTGGTGCACCGCCAGCGAATTCGTCGAGCCCACCCGACCGCTCGGATGCCCCGCGAGAATGACCACCGGTTCGCCGCGATTCACCCAACCCCGGCTCAGCAGCAGTTCATCGAACAGCTCGGTGAACTGATCGAGATCGGGTGGCATGGTGATGGCCACCGGCGTCACGCCGTTGAGCACCGTGATGCGCCGCAGCGTCGAAAGATCATCCGAGCCGATGACGATGGGAATGCGAAAGTTGTTCTGGCTCAGGTGCAGCGCCGTCAGGCCCGACTCGGTCGCCGCGACGATGACTTTCGCCCGCACATCCTGCGCGATCATCCACGCGCCATGCGCGATGGCCGCGGTCCAGTGACCCTTCATGCGCTCGGTGGTCATCGGCGGCGGCCGGTGCGGCGTGCTGCGCACATACTCTTCGGTGGCCGCGGCGATGCGGCTCATCGTGTCCACCGCCAGCACCGGATAGGCGCCCACGGCCGTTTCACCTGAGAGCATGACGGCGTCAGCGCCGTCGAGGATCGCGTTGGCCACGTCGCTGGCTTCAGCGCGCGTCGGCGAGGCATTGGCGATCATCGTTTCGAGCATCTGCGTGGCGACGATGCACGGCTTGCCGCGACGCTGGGCGGCATCGACGAGCCGCTTCTGGATCGCGGGCACTTCGGCCAGATCCATCTCCACGCCAAGATCGCCGCGGGCGACCATGATCACTTCGGCCGCGTCGAGGATCGCTTCGATGTTGTGCAGCGCTTCGGGCCGCTCGATCTTGGCGATAATCGGCAGCGAGCGCCTCCCGCTGCCTTTCATCATCTCCAGAATGCGCCGGTGCAGCAGTTCGACGTCCGACGCCTGGCGCACAAAACTCATCGCAATGAAGTCGAGTTCGTTTCGGATGGCCCACTCGAGGCAGACGTAGTCCTTCTCCGTCACGCAGGGTAGTTTGACCTCGGTATTGGGCAGGTTGACGCCCTTGCCGCTGGTGATCAGCCCACCGGTGGTGACGCGGCAGACGATCTCATCGGGCTTCTGTTCGACGACGAGCATGCGAATGGCCCCGTCGTTGATCAGAAGTTTCTGCCCCGTCGCCACGTCACTGACCAGGCCAAGGTAGGTCGATGAGAAGCGCGGCCCCGTGGCGACGATGGGATCGCGCTGAAAGACAACGTCCTGACCCGCCTCGACGTGCACGCCGCCGTCGATGACCTGCCCAACGCGGATCTTCGGGCCAGACAAATCGCCCAGCACCCCGATCGGGTAGCCGAGTTCGGCTTCCACCTGGCGCACGTGGCGAAGTACCTGCAGGTGATCGTCCAGCGTGCCGTGCGAGAAGTTGAGCCGAAAGACCGAGGCCCCGGCTTCGACGAGTTTGCGAATCGTCGCGGCGTCGCTGGTCGCCTTGCCCAGCGTTGCGACGATCTTGGTGAGAGTGTTGCGGCTTCGCCACATGGATCGGACTCTTATCGGCTCGATTCACTCAACTCTACGATCGCGGCGTAATTCGAGCGGAAGAACTCCGCCCAGGCGATGCGGTCACGCTCGGCCTTGAGCGGGTCATAGCCCCTGGCCAGGCCCTCGGTCGAGCGGGCCAGTTTCCAGTCGGCGCGAATCGCGGCCAGGTGCTCGGCCGAGTCGAGCGAGACCACCGCGCCGTCGAGCAGCGTCACCGTCGGCATGGCATTGAACAGCCGCCGCATCTCAGCGACCCTCGCATCATCAGCCGGCAGCGCGTGCATCGCCTCCCACGCCGCGCGCAGTTCGTCGAGATTGTCGATCGCCATCGCGCCCAGCAGCGGCGCGACGAAACTGCGCATACTGGGGTCCCACGAGTCAATCGGCTCGGCGAGTTCAAACGGATTCACCGCGTCGATCAAGCGATCGAAGTACTGCTCGTACATGATCCGCCGCGCCGGCAGGCGGCGCAACTCGAACTGTCGCGGCCCGAGATCACCCTCGCTTTGCGCGAGTGGGAAGTCCCACAGCGCCTGACCCTCAATCGTCAGGCAATACTCGATGAAGCGGACGGCCAGTTCAGGATTCGGCCCGCCGTTGAGCAGGCTGATCGGATCGGGATCGATGTCCGACAGGCGCGGCGGATCGACGTAGCCGACTCGCTCGCTGCCGTCGGCGTTGCGGATGAACTGCGCCTGCGTGCGACCGTAGAAGTCGATGCACATGCCCATCGCCGCCTCGCCGAGGCTCACGTCGATGGGGATCTTGCTCGACGAGTCGGCGAAGTAGCGCGTGTTGGCGGCCGATTCGCGCAGGATGCGCCAGCCTTCGCGCCAGCCGAGCCGCTGAAGGATGACCTCGAGCGCCGTGGCGATCGAACCCGACTGACCCGGGTCGGCCAGCGCCACCCAGCCCACCAGGCGCGGGTCGGTCATGTCTTCCCACGTCTGCGGCCGCTTGACACCGAGTCGATCGAGCACGTCGATGTTGTAAACGATGCCGAAGCCCGACACAGCCGTGCCGAACCAGTGCAGGCCCGGCTCGTAGAGCACGTTGCGGCCGATTTCGTTCTCGCCGTACCACTCGTGCAACTGTTCGGCGCTGAACTCGACGGCGATGCTCACCGTCGCGGAGTGCGGCTGGCCGTCGGGCCCGACGGCCGTGATGGGCCTCATCATCTGGTTGTGTTCGTAACTGCCGCCGCCAAAGAGCAGGTCATAACTCATCGAGCCCGGGCGGATCGGCCCGCGCCGCAGCGCCGCTTCGTATTCGGCGAAGAGTTGGCGGCGGATTTCAGATGTGCCGCCGGGCGTGCGCCAGTCGATGACCACGCCGCGCCCGCCGTAGTGGGCTCGGTGCCAGCGATCGAAACCGAGCGCAAACTCGGTGCGGATCTGCTCGTTGTGCGGCGTGATGATGACCAGGCGCAGCGCCTCGCCGTCCACCGCTTCGGCGCGCGGCCGAAAGAGAAACGGCACGCCGAGCACGACGAGCAGGGCCGGCAGAAAACTCCACTTGAGCCAGTCAACGCGCACCCGTCAGTCTCCAGAACCCCGACTCGCCATGGCGCTCACGCCGGCGCGATTTCGCCGATCTCCCCGGCAAAGACCTGCGCCGCCTCCGCCACGGCGTCCGCCCATGGCTGCGAGTCGTCCCTTTCGTAGGCGTAGATGACGCTGCGGCTGGCGGTGATGATCGCGCCGCGCCCGTCTTGGTTGAAGCATGCCTGCACATCCTCCGCGCCGCCGCCCTGCGCGCCGTACCCGGGGACAAGGAAGATGCAGCGCGGCATGAGCGAGCGCAGCGAGGCGATCTCATCGCGCTTGGTGGCGCCGACCACGGCGCCGAGGTCGCTGTAGCCGAGCGTACCCATGTGCTCGCGCGCCAGGCCATCGACAACGCTGCCCACATGTTCGGCAACGCTGAGTCCGCTTTCGAGTCGAGCCTGCTGGATCGCATCGCCACCGGGGTTGCTCGTTCGCACGAGCACAAACGCGCCCCGCCCGCCCCTGCAGAACGGCTCGATCCCGTCGCCGCCAAGATAGCCGTTGATCGTCACCGCATCGGGCACGGCCAGTCGCGGCGCCAGTTCATCGCGATCGACCCACGGCTCGAAGATGCCCGCCGCATAGTGATCGGCGGAGATGCCGATGTCGCCGCGCTTCGCGTCGAGAATGACCATCAGCCCAAGGTCGTTGGCGTCGGCGATCAGGCTGTAAAGCGTTTCGACGCCTTCATCGCGATAGCGCTCGAAGCACGCGCTCTGAAATTTGACTGCGGGCACGACGTCGGCGACGGCGTCGAGCACCGTGGAGCAGTATTCGCTGATCGCCGCCAGCGCCGAGCGAGGCCCGTCGATGCGCCGCCGCAGTTCGCCCGGCAGCCGCTCGTGCACCGGGTCGATCCCCACGCACACGGGCGAACCCTTGCGGCCGATCGCGTTCAGCAGCCGGTCTGAGAAGTGCTCCACGTACTGGCTCCGGTGGTCTGGACGCACGAGTTTAGGCCGCCGCCGCGCTACCATTGCGCAATCCGCGCGGCCATCGCCCGCGCCTCCGGCCATGCTCGCCAAACCCCAACATCTCGACATCAAGCGCGATCGCGGCCTGACGGTGGAGTGGGCCGACGGCACGACGTCGTTCTACTCCGTGGCCTATCTGCGCAAGTGGTCTCCCTCGGCCGAAGCACGCGAACTGCGCGACCAACTGGCCCGCAACCCGCTCGCGGTGCTGCCGAAATCGGCCGTGTCCGACGGCACGCCGCTCACGATCGTCGATGCCGAATTCGTCGGCCACTACGCGATCAAGATCCATTTCTCCGACGGCCACGACACCGGGCTCTACTCGTGGGATTACTTGCGCGAGATCGATCCCGCCAACCGCAGACCCGATTCGCCCCGTGAGAGCCAGGGATGACCGATCGCGCCTGCGAAGCGCCGCTGCCCGGGCCGGCGGAAGGGACCAGCGTTGATTGGCTGCGCCTGGGCTGCCCGCACCGTGATCCGTTCACGCTGCGTCTGCGGGTCGGTCCGCAGCACATCAGCCGCATCATCCCGCACGTGCCCAACACGCTATTCGTTCAGTGGCTCGAATCGATGGCCGTGGCGCACAGCGACTCGCTGGGCTACACCGACCAGTGGCACATCGAGCGCGACCTGATCTGGTTCGTGCGCCGGCACGAGATCGACTATCTCGCCGAGGTGATGCTCGGCGACGAGTTGCTCATGGCGACATGGGTGGAGGGCTTCAACAAGACGAGTTCGCCTCGCCGCTACCTGATCTACCGGCCAAGTGATGACAAAGTCGTCTGCCGGGCGATGACCATCTGGGTGCTCGTCTCGCGCAGCGCCAGCAAGCCGCAGCGCATCGACCCGGAGATGGCGGGGCGCTATCTGGCCTGATCGTCAGCTCCGTCCACCGTCTCCTCGATCACCTGCTGACTCACCAGGTCATAACAGGTGGCGAGCAGGCCGAGGATGCGGAAGCGGCTGTCGGGGAACGGCGACGGGCCCAGGCGGCGCACCAGAACGTGCGACACCTCCGGCCGCGCCAGGCGCGTTTCAAAGTTGAGGATTTCCGGCCGCAGGTCATAAAACGAGTCAATCGCGCGCTCCAGCGCCAACGGCTCGGCGCCCGCGAGCGAGCGGTCGAGCGGCTGGTGGGCCGTGGCCGGGCCGGCGCCCGAGTCGATGGTGCGCTGGAGGCGGATGCGCTCGGCGAGTTCGATCGGATCGACGCCGCGCACCGTCCACGCGAGGGCCGGGTTGTTGTCGAGCCGTTCGGTGAGCAGGTGCGCCGCGGCCGCGCCGTGCTTGCACCAGCCGCTGCCACCGCGGTCGCGAATCGTCGGGCAGGTGCACGTGGGCGCCTCGACGGCGTCGCCCGTCTTGGGAAGCAGTCCCAGTTGAAGCGACTCAAGCACGGCGAGCAGTTCATCGCTCACCTCGCCTTCAGCCAGGCCGTGCGCCAACCGCGCCTCGCCCGCCAGCGCGTTGATGAGCCGCTCGATGGTGTCGTGGTCGAAGCGCGGCAGGTTCAACACCCAGCGGTACGCCCGGGCGTGGCGGCCCTGCACGCTGGCTTCAACGCGCCCGGGCAGGATGTCCAAACTGACGATCTGCCCCAACCGCGCGTAGTTCATCCCCTCTTCGAACTTCGCTGCGTCGCCGACCGAATCGCGGGCGAACTCGAGCCACTGCCGCGCCAGGCGGTGCGAACCGAGCCGGTCCGCCTTGACGTTGAGTTTGAGCCCACGGCGCACGCGCCGCGGCTTGTCGGGCAGGCGATGAGGGTATCGGCTGGAAGGCGAGGTGCTCACGGCATCGCCTCCTCCGTGGTCGCGTCATCCATCTCTTCACCGCCGCCGGGCACATCCTCGTAGCGCAGCGCCAGCACTTCGCGCAACTGGTCGGTGCTCAGTTCGGTCAGCCACTGCTCGCCGCTGCCGACGACGTTCTCGGCCAGTTCCGTCTTCTGCTCGATCATCTCGTCGATTCGCTCCTCGAGCGTGCCCGAGCAGACGAACTTATGCACCTGCACGGCCCGCGTCTGGCCGATGCGGAACGCGCGATCGGTGGCCTGGTTCTCGACGGCGGGATTCCACCACCGGTCGAAGTGGAAGACGTGATTGGCGGCGGTGAGATTGAGGCCGAAGCCGCCGGCCTTGAGCGACAGGATGAACACCGGGCACGTTCCGTCGCGCTGCTGAAAACGGTCGATCATCTCCTCGCGTTTGCCCATGGGCGTGCCGCCATGCAGGAAGAGGACCTCGACGCCGAGTTCCTTGCGGATCATCGAAGCCAGCAGGTGCCCCATCTCGCGGAACTGCGTGAACACCAGGGCCGCATCGCCCTCGGCGACGACTTCTTCGAGCATCTCGACGAGGCGCGCCGTCTTGCCGCTGCGGACGGGCTTGACAATCGCGCCCTTGCCTTCCTCGCCGTCGCGCAGGAAATGAGCCGGGTGATTGCAGATCTGCTTGAGTTTCACCAGCGTCGCCAGCACGAGGCCGCGCCGCTGGATGCCCTCGCTCGCGTCGGCCTGCTGGAGCATCGTCTGCACCGTCGCCTCGTACAGCCGCGCCTGCTCGGGCGTGAGCGAGCAGTAGATCTTGTATTCGAGTTTGTCGGGCAGATCGGCGATGACGTTGGGATCGGTCTTCAGCCGCCGCAGCACAAACGGCTGGATGAGATGCCGCAACTGCTCGATGCGCCGCTGGTCGCGGTAGCGTTCGATGCCCAGCGCGAACTGGCGGCGGAACTCGTGCGACGAGCCGAGATACCCGCTGTTGAGAAAATCCATGATCGACCACAGTTCGCTCAGGCGGTTCTCGACCGGCGTGCCGGTGAGCGCGATGCGCCGGTCGGCCTGCAGGTCGCGGATCGCCATCGACTGCTTGGCGGTGGGATTCTTGATGTTCTGCGCTTCATCAAGGCACACGCGCCACCAGCGGATGCGACCGAGCGTCTCGCGATCGCGGTGCACCAGCGCGTAGGTGGTGATGACCACGTCGTGCTGCTGGGCGTTGAGGATCATCTCCTCGCCCGTCGCCCGCGTCACACCGTGGTGCACCAGGACGCGCAGCTCCGGCGAGAAACGCCGCAACTCGCGCACCCAGTTGCCCACGACCGACGTCGGTACCACCAGCAGCGTCGGCCCGGCAGAACGGTCGCCGTTCGCATCCGGCTCGCGCTCGGCCAGCAGCAGCGCGATGAGTTGAATCGTCTTGCCCAGGCCCATGTCGTCGGCGAGGCAGGCGCCAAGGCCGAAGCGGTCGAGGAACGCCAGCCAACTGAGGCCCTTGACCTGGTAAGGACGGAGATTGCCGACGAAGTCATCGGGCTGGGGCAGGATCGGCATGGTCCGCGCATCGGCGCCTGCGGCGCTCGTGCCAAAGAGCTGCCCCACCCAGCCGTCGGCGTCCATACCCAGCACCGGCAAGCCGGCCGACTCAGGCGTCGTCCCGTACGCCATGCGCAGCGCCTCGCGCAGGGTGATCTCACCCTCCTCCGCCTGCTCGTAGAACGTCTGCGCCCCTGCCAGGTCGCGCGGCCTGATTTCCACCCATTCGCCGTGCAGGCGAACAAGCGGCGAACGCTGCTGCGCAAGGCGCTCGAATTCGTCTCGCGTGAGAATGTGGTTGCCGATGGCCACCTGCCACTGGTACTGCACGATCGAATCGAGCCCGATGGCCGCACGCGTGCCGTTCACGCGCGCTGCGCCCGGCGAGAGGTCCACGTCGGCGCTGTGCACCTTGAGCCGCGCCGACAGCCGCGCCTCGGGCCGATCCCACCAGCCGGGCACGACCACGCCGAAACCCGATTCCTCCAGAACCCGCCGCGCCTCGCGCAGGAACAGATACGCCTGGTCCGTCGTGAGTTCGACGCTGACGGGGTGCGCCTCGACCAGCGCCGGCTCGAGCGGCGCGAAGAGTTTCGACGCCCGCTTGAGTTCGCCCAGGAGCAGGTCGTGCGGCTGATCGATGCGCAGCCCCTCCACCACCTGCACGTCGCCGGAGAACGACCAGACCTCCGCCGCACCGATGCGCACGCCCGGTTCATCAACCGATTGCAGATGCAGCGTGAGCGGCCAGAGCACGCCCCGGTCGGGCGCGTACAACTCGCCGTCGTCCTTGAGTTCGCCCGGCTCTTGGAGTTCGAAGCACAGACGGAACGCGCGTCCCTGGCCGACGTCATAGAGGCGCCCCAGCCACTGCCGCACCCCGCGCATCAACTGCACGGCGTTGGAGACCGGCAGTTTCATCTGCGACTCGCGCCCGAGAAGACTGGTGAGCCAGGCGACGTGCTGGTCGCTGAGCGGGTCGCTCTCTTCGATCGCCTCGGGGATGCCGTCTTCGGCGAAGAGGCGCCTGATCTCGGCGTCCGCCACGCCATTGGTCATTTCGTCGATGATGGTCCACGAATCGCCCGCGGCCTCATCCACGGCGCAGCGCGCGATGGCGGGCATGTGGCGCACCAGCGTGCCCATTCGCCCGGCCACGTCCTCGTCGCCGACCCACAGCCGCCAGTGCCCGCGGAGCATCCCACCCAAGTCCTGTTCGAGCGTGGGGATAAACCGCTGGGCCACGAGCAACTCAGCGATGAAGCGCCCGACGCGGATCCAGTACTCGATCGAACTGCCCAATCGAATCGAATCGGGCAGGTCGTCGCAGGCGCGGTCCAAGGCGCTGAGCGTCTGCAGCACCCGCTCGGCCGGCACGGCGACTGCAGGCGTTTCCCAAGCGCACAGCGACTCGGCGGCCACGGCTGACGCGTCCAGCCCGGCCTCGGTCAGCGCCAACGGGCTCGGCGCCGGCGCCGGGCCCAGCGAGGGCAGTTGGAGGCGCAGCGAGCAGGGCGCCAGAGAGGAGCGGTCTACCCCGAGTTCGGCCAGTGCTTCTTCAAGCGCGGCCAAGGGAGGTGAATAGGGATGAGCGGGCGCATGGCCGTCGCCGCCCGCGGGCGCGGCCGCTCCATTGGACAGCGGCGGCGCTGACCGAACCGCTTCGGTGGACTCCGCCCAGAACGCCAGTCGATGCGCGGACCAGTTGGCGTGAATAATCAACATGAAACCGGCGTGACTCCCTTCGCCGCCCTGGCCCCGAACTTGTGCCCGGCCGGGGCTGGTCGCCAATGGTCGCGCTGGGACTCGAACCCAGGACCTGCGGATTAAAAGTCCGATGCTCTACCAACTGAGCTACGCGACCGCGAAGAGGGACGGTAAGCATCCCCCCGCAACCGATCAATGATTTGCGGCCTGCCGACGCGCAAATCGGTGGTTTTCGAGCCGGTTCACGGGTTTGCTTGGGGAGCCGGTTTGACTGCCGCGGTCGTATCGGACCGCGGCCGGGCCGCCTCGATCAGGCAAGCCGCTGCGGCCAAAGTTGCCATCACCCGCCTTGCGGACGTTCAGCATCGGGCGTCGGCTGCCGATACTTCTTGAAGCCGTCGCGCCGTCCCGTGCGGCAAGTCCGCAGACGCAGGCACAGGAGTGGGTTATGCCGCATCGCGACATCATTGACCGGTTTCGGGCCAATGAGAACCTGCCGTCTCTTCCCGGAGTCGCGCTCGAGGTGCTCTCGCTGACGGAGCAACCCGACTGCACCATCGAGCAACTGGCCAACGTCATCCAGAACGACCCGGCTATCACCGCCCGCATCCTCAAGATCATCAATTCGCCGCTGTTCGGCGTCGCCAAGGGCATCACGTCCATCAAGCAGGCCTCGACCTTGCTGGGCATGCGCAAACTGCGCATCATGGCCCTGAGCTTTTCCATCGTGCAGGCAATCCGCCGGCCACAGTCCGACGGCTGCTTCAATTACGAAGCGTACTGGCGCCAGGCGCTGACCGCAGCCGTCGCCGCTCGCCTGCTGGCCACGAAGACGGCCCGGCCTCTTTGTGAAGATGCGTTCGTCGCCGGCTTGCTGCACAACATCGGCATCGTCGCCGGCTATCTCACGGCTCCAGACCTCTTCCAGCCACTGCTCAACCGGAGCGGGAAGACGGGCTGGTGGACGGTGGAGGACGAACGGGAATTGCTCGGCGCGACGCACGCGGTGCTCACCGCCGAACTGCTCATCGTCTGGGGCCTGCCCGACGCCCTCAGCAGCGCCGTGCGCCAGTACCGCGACGCTCAGCCGCTTCCCGTCGGCGCCTTCACCACCCCCGATCTGCCGCATCTGATCGCGGCCGGCGTGTGCATTGCCGATCTCTTCGCCGGCGACGCGACGGTTGCCGACATCGAACAGTGCCGCACGCGCTGCATTCAGCTGACAGGCATCGACCGCGACCTGCTTGAGCAGGTGCTCGACGCGGTGGCGACTCGGGTGCAGGAGATCGCGGGAATGCTCGTGGTCAAAATCGGCCCGACGCTGTCGTATGAGCAGATCCAGCGGCAGGCGGAGAGCCAACTGGCGCAGGCCATCGCCGGCCCCGCCGCACCCGAGCCGCGCAAACGCCGCGATCGCGCGGCCTGACGCCTGCAGCGAAGCTCACGCGTCCGGGTCAGGCTGTCGGATCCGCGCGAGAATCGGATCATCGCACGCATAGTCGCCCGGACCCGGAGCCGGGTAGCGCCCTCGTGACGCGACGCGAATCTCGTGGCGCAATTCGAGGCGCATCGCGTCGATGCGCGACTTGAGCAGATCGAGCATGCCCGCAGCGCCCGCCGCCGCCAGTTCGTCATAAGGCACGACCGGTCCGAACCTGATGCGGATGTGGCCGCGCCACTTTGGCGCAGCGCCGCGCGGCCAGGCGTCGTACGCGCCTTCAATCGCCATCGGCAGCACCGGCACCTTGGCGCGCCGGATGAGCAGCGCTGCGCCCGACTTGAACGGGTTCATGGCCCCGTCGTGCGTGCGGCTGCCTTCGGGATAGATCAGGACCATCCGCCCCGCGCGAAGATGCTCGATCGTGGTCTTGATCGACGACGCATCGGGCTTGCTCTGGTCGATCGGAATGGCGTTGAAGGTGCGGATGACCCAGCCGAAGACCGGGTTCGTAAACAGCGGCACCTTGGCGACGAAGTGAAAGTGCCGGCGGCTGCCCACGGCCATCAGCGGCGGGTCGAAGTTCGTCTGGTGGTTGCCCACCACCAGCACTCCGCCGCGCGGCGGGATGTGCTCGCGCCCCGATACGCGCATGCCATAGAGCAGCGTGAAGAACGTGCGGATGCCGTACCAGCAGAAGTCGTATGCGACCACGCGCGGCAGCGGCACACCGGGGTCGCGCAAGCGGTACCTCTCAAGCAGCGACATCAGCCTCCAACCCCCCGGCGCAATGCCGGCAGCCGCTGGCGCACATGGTGCTCAAGGTGCGCCAGCACCTGGTCGTGCGACAGGTCCGTCGTATCCACCACGATCGCATCATCGGGAATGATCAGCGGCCCGGTCTCGCGGTTGCGGTCGGCGGCGTCGCGCTCGATGATCTCCCGCAGCAGGCGCGCTTCATCGACTTGCTGGCCCGCCGAGCGGAGTTGATCCGCGCGGCGCTGGGCCCGCGCTTCGGGCGAAGCGTCGAGAAAGAACTTCACCGCCGCATCGGGAAAGACGACCGATCCCTGGTCGCGCCCTTCGCTCACCAGCCTCGGATGCGCCACCGCGATGCGCCGCTGCTGCTCGACGAGGACCGCGCGAACCTCGGTGCTGCGCGCCACGATCGAAGAACCCAGCGTGATGTCAGCATCGCGCAGCCGCTCGGTGATGTCGCGCTCATGCGGGCTGGTGATGAGCAGGCGCGGCGGATCGGCGGTCCAGTCGAAGCGCAGCACCGCCTGCTGCACCGCACGGGCCACGCCCGGTCCGTCGCCGAAGTCCACGCCGCGATCCAGCGCCACCACCGCCGCGGCGCGGTACATGGCACCGGTGTCGAGAAACTCGAGGCCGAGTCGGCTGGCCAGCAGTCGCGCCGTCGTCGATTTGCCTGTCCCGGCCGGTCCGTCGATGGTGATGATGACGTGCTCGGGCTTTGACATGATCATCACGCCTCGCGGCGGTCTTCCATTGATATCCGCGCCGCCGCAGAAGGCGCCTCAGGCAGTCTCCAGCATGGCTTCGATACCGCGGCGCGCCCCGTTGATGGCATGAACTGCATCGCCCGCGCCCTGGTAATCCAACGCAAGTATCTGCTCGTAGCCCACCGCTCGCAACGCAGCAATGCAGTCGGGCAGGCGGGAAGGCTCGCTCTCCACCGCCGGCTTCTTCTTCGACGTCTTCTTGCGGATGGTTTTCTTCGTCTTCTTCCTGGACGCGGGCGCCTCGTCGGGCTCCAGCTCTGCTTCCGGTGGCTCGGTCGGCGGCGGTTCGGGCTCATCGGCAAGGGGTCCGAGGGCCTCCACGTCGTGTTCGCCGAAACTCGCCAGCACCGCGCCGGCATAGGGCGCCGTCTGGCGAAGCGCCGCCACGCAGTCCTGCGTTCGGCAGGCAGCTTCAAAGGTCGGCAGCGTGCCAATGCGGAACCCGCCGACCTTCT
This window contains:
- a CDS encoding 1-acyl-sn-glycerol-3-phosphate acyltransferase, translated to MSLLERYRLRDPGVPLPRVVAYDFCWYGIRTFFTLLYGMRVSGREHIPPRGGVLVVGNHQTNFDPPLMAVGSRRHFHFVAKVPLFTNPVFGWVIRTFNAIPIDQSKPDASSIKTTIEHLRAGRMVLIYPEGSRTHDGAMNPFKSGAALLIRRAKVPVLPMAIEGAYDAWPRGAAPKWRGHIRIRFGPVVPYDELAAAGAAGMLDLLKSRIDAMRLELRHEIRVASRGRYPAPGPGDYACDDPILARIRQPDPDA
- a CDS encoding (d)CMP kinase codes for the protein MSKPEHVIITIDGPAGTGKSTTARLLASRLGLEFLDTGAMYRAAAVVALDRGVDFGDGPGVARAVQQAVLRFDWTADPPRLLITSPHERDITERLRDADITLGSSIVARSTEVRAVLVEQQRRIAVAHPRLVSEGRDQGSVVFPDAAVKFFLDASPEARAQRRADQLRSAGQQVDEARLLREIIERDAADRNRETGPLIIPDDAIVVDTTDLSHDQVLAHLEHHVRQRLPALRRGVGG